In Candidatus Eisenbacteria bacterium, a genomic segment contains:
- the acpS gene encoding holo-ACP synthase, with protein sequence MRIGVDIVEIDRIASALQGHGERFIRKVFTEGEAAYCRTRRSAASWAARFAAKEALSKALRNPGVPPRWTDVEVVLDGRGRPSIRLEGRAAELAGKARVEVTLSHTHHYAVAMVVLIEP encoded by the coding sequence CTGCGGATCGGCGTGGACATCGTCGAGATCGACCGCATCGCCTCCGCGCTGCAGGGCCACGGAGAGCGCTTCATCCGGAAGGTCTTCACCGAGGGCGAGGCCGCCTACTGCCGCACCCGGCGCAGCGCCGCCTCGTGGGCCGCGCGCTTCGCCGCCAAGGAGGCGCTCAGCAAGGCGCTCCGCAACCCGGGCGTGCCGCCCCGGTGGACCGATGTCGAAGTCGTGCTGGACGGCCGTGGCCGCCCCTCCATCCGCCTGGAGGGAAGGGCGGCGGAGCTGGCCGGAAAGGCGCGCGTGGAAGTCACCCTCTCGCACACCCACCACTACGCGGTGGCGATGGTGGTGCTGATCGAACCCTGA
- a CDS encoding NAD(P)H-hydrate dehydratase: MRVLTAEEMRAADAHTIETLGVPVLTLMERAGAGVAAALRARFEPARGCAVTLLCGRGNNGGDGMVAARHLRKAGCRPTVLLLGRAKDLAGPNRTNWARLEKAGVPRFEVADETALARHAKKIQGAELLVDAILGTGARGPLEGVVLAACRAMNAVPAPRVAADVPTGVDATTGEAQAGAVRAELTVTFAFPKPGHLLHPGRAFCGSVEVVDIGIPEAAIPGGERRLEAFAPSDAAALMPRRAPTAHKGDMGRVRIVGGGPGMLGAPALAARAALRAGAGLVTVCVPHALYEALAPLLLEATAALHAESAERTHTGRAAGAILVELEHDDALALGPGLTRHPEAAELARALVAKARVPMVVDADGLNAFEGRTELLARAGAPVVITPHAGEFARLAGLSRGEVERARLELATDHAKRWNVTVMLKGAPTVVAAPDGRVRLNPTGNAGMATGGSGDVLTGVLVALLGRGLSAFDAASLAAFLHGLAGDLARDELGEESLVAGDLVAHLPGAFLALREPG; encoded by the coding sequence ATGCGGGTGCTCACCGCAGAGGAAATGCGCGCCGCCGACGCGCACACCATCGAGACCCTCGGCGTTCCCGTTCTCACCCTGATGGAGCGCGCCGGCGCAGGAGTGGCCGCGGCGCTGCGCGCGCGCTTCGAGCCCGCCCGCGGCTGCGCCGTGACCTTGTTGTGCGGCCGCGGCAACAACGGCGGTGACGGAATGGTGGCCGCGCGGCATCTCAGGAAGGCCGGCTGCCGCCCCACGGTGCTGCTGCTGGGACGCGCGAAGGATCTGGCCGGGCCCAACCGCACCAACTGGGCGCGCCTCGAGAAGGCCGGCGTGCCCCGTTTCGAGGTTGCCGACGAGACCGCGCTGGCGCGCCACGCGAAGAAGATCCAGGGGGCGGAGCTGCTGGTGGACGCCATCCTGGGCACCGGCGCCCGCGGCCCGCTCGAAGGCGTGGTGCTCGCGGCCTGCCGCGCCATGAACGCGGTTCCCGCGCCCCGCGTGGCCGCAGACGTTCCCACCGGCGTGGACGCCACCACCGGCGAGGCGCAGGCGGGCGCGGTGCGTGCGGAGCTCACCGTCACCTTCGCGTTCCCCAAGCCGGGCCACCTGCTGCATCCGGGGCGCGCGTTCTGCGGGAGTGTCGAGGTGGTGGACATCGGCATCCCCGAGGCGGCCATCCCCGGGGGCGAGCGTCGGCTGGAGGCGTTCGCGCCCTCCGACGCCGCGGCACTCATGCCCCGCCGCGCGCCCACCGCGCACAAGGGCGACATGGGTCGCGTGCGCATCGTGGGCGGCGGGCCCGGGATGCTGGGCGCACCCGCGCTGGCCGCGCGCGCCGCGTTGCGCGCCGGGGCCGGGCTGGTGACCGTGTGCGTGCCGCACGCGCTCTACGAGGCGCTGGCGCCGCTGCTGCTGGAGGCCACTGCCGCGCTGCACGCCGAGTCCGCCGAGAGGACCCACACCGGGCGCGCCGCAGGCGCGATCCTGGTCGAGCTGGAGCACGACGACGCGCTGGCCCTGGGTCCGGGTCTCACGCGGCACCCCGAGGCCGCCGAACTGGCCCGCGCGCTGGTGGCGAAGGCCCGCGTGCCCATGGTGGTGGACGCCGACGGCCTGAACGCCTTCGAGGGCCGCACCGAGCTGCTGGCCCGCGCGGGGGCGCCGGTGGTGATCACCCCGCACGCCGGCGAGTTCGCGCGCCTGGCGGGGCTGTCCCGCGGGGAGGTGGAACGCGCCCGCCTGGAACTGGCGACCGACCATGCGAAGCGGTGGAACGTGACCGTGATGCTCAAGGGCGCCCCGACGGTGGTGGCCGCCCCCGACGGCCGCGTGCGGCTCAACCCCACCGGCAACGCGGGCATGGCCACCGGGGGCTCCGGCGACGTGCTGACCGGCGTGCTGGTGGCGCTGCTGGGCCGGGGCCTGAGCGCCTTCGACGCCGCCTCGCTTGCGGCGTTCCTGCACGGCCTGGCGGGCGACCTGGCCCGCGACGAGCTCGGCGAAGAGTCGCTGGTGGCCGGGGACCTGGTGGCGCACCTGCCGGGGGCGTTCCTGGCGCTGCGCGAACCGGGGTAG